In one Nicotiana sylvestris chromosome 8, ASM39365v2, whole genome shotgun sequence genomic region, the following are encoded:
- the LOC138875135 gene encoding uncharacterized protein, which produces MGIEGLNYEDLCIQPHVELPKGYKPPMFEMFDGTRYLRVHLRTYCDKLNLKKKPTETFCEYATRWRSKATKVRPALEEEQMNKFFVRAQDLQYYERLMLIKNYKFSDIIKLGERIEEGIKSVMVTNFEALQATNKALQSSGTSKKRDAGTYTAIAEPIDQLYERLKAAGYVTPIPTITLENPPQWVNPNKSCAYHSGMKGHALDGCRSLKDKIQTLIDNKIIVEKEPTLNFRNNPLSYHKGGGVHMIEIEDDWNPKGSISLITEVDDPKKPIVTLNPIVVQIEPSGDIELNMSMPLEFEAPSSAKMPMPIEVEFMSLENASTPFEIAILLPKDYTVKARRKGKVKFGEAVAAQGMTRTGRVYILEHLADSSKQASSRPTITETGPEDLWRKIQAKEYSIIDQLNKTPTQISILALLQNSDAHKNALLRVMSEAYVPSNITGGEMENMVGQVLESHNITFHEDELPPEGLSHNKALHITVQCEDYLSLES; this is translated from the exons atggggattgaagggttgaactacgaagatctttgcatacaaccccaTGTCGAACTGcccaaggggtacaaacctcctatgttcgagatgtttgatggtacaaggTATCtgagagttcatttgagaacatactgcgacaagctg aacctaaagaaaaagcccacagaaacattttgcgagtatgctactcgctggagatctAAAGCTACTAAGGTCAGGCCTGctttagaagaggaacaaatgaacaagtttttcgttcGGGCTCAGGACCttcagtattatgaaaggctaatgttgattAAGAACtataaattttccgacatcatcaagctgggagaaaggatcgaagaaggcatcaaaagtgttatggttacaaactttgaagccttacaagccaccaataaggctttacagtctagtggtacgtccaagaaaagggacgcaGGCACC tataccgccattgctgaacccattgaccagctgtatgaaaggctcaaagctgctggttatgtcacccctatccctaccATAACCCTTGAGAACCCtcctcaatgggtcaacccaaacaaatcctgtgcataccattccggcatgaaaggacatGCCCTCGATGGATGTCGCTCCctaaaagacaagatccagaccctaattgataacaagattattgtggaaaaggagCCTACTCTGAATttccgcaataaccctctgtcataccataagggtggaggtgttcacatgattgaaatagaggatgattggaaccccaagggatcgatcagTTTGATCACAGAAGTCGACgatccaaagaagccaatagtcacccttaatccgattgtagtccagattgAGCCTTCTGGGGACATCGAGTTAAATATGTccatgccacttgagtttgaagcaccatcctCTGCAAAGATGCCAATgccgattgaggtcgaatttatGTCACTAGAAAATGCATCTACACCTTTCGAAATTGCAATTTTACTGCCTAAG GACTACACAGTcaaggcaagaaggaaagggaaggTCAAGTTTGGGGAAGccgttgcggcacagggtatgacgagaaccGGTAGGGTTTATATCCTGGAACATTTGGCTGactcaagcaagcaggcctctagtcggccaaccatcactgaaactgggcccgaagatctctggagaaagatacaagccaaggaatactcgatcATTGATCAACTGAACAAAACGCCGACacaaatttctatcctagctttgctacaaaattccgatgcacacaagaatgccttgttAAGGGTgatgagtgaggcatatgtaccaagcaacatcaccggaggagagatGGAAAACATGGtggggcaggtattggaaagtcacaataTCACTTTCcatgaggatgagctgccacctgaagggttgagtcacaacaaggcattgcacatcaccgtgcaatgcgaagattatttatCACTAGAATCCTAA